A window of Candidatus Eisenbacteria bacterium contains these coding sequences:
- a CDS encoding GTP-binding protein, producing MGKPRFERTKPHVNIGTIGHVDHGKTTLTSAITMCLNKRGLAEVRTYDSIDNAPEEK from the coding sequence ATGGGAAAGCCTAGGTTTGAGCGTACGAAGCCGCATGTGAATATTGGTACGATAGGGCATGTGGATCATGGTAAGACGACGTTGACGAGTGCGATAACGATGTGTTTGAACAAGCGAGGATTAGCGGAGGTACGAACGTATGACAGTATAGATAATGCGCCTGAGGAGAAG